A genomic window from Aggregatilinea lenta includes:
- a CDS encoding ParA family protein, with protein sequence MKILTFGNQKGGVGKTTGAVTVAAGLATRGHSVLLVDAEEQGHATVSLGVRQNPALYDLLVKGAPWRDVLHAVEPERYGGAGPRTNLYLIGSNVDTRKIATNVDSAWILAERLSELAVVGKNGRPFFDYVIIDTAPTPGDLHALIYLATDYLLCPTELEYLSLDGVRETLLRIRAVRAAYNKELNLAGIIPNKFRAVSIEHRRNLEELNLHYPGQVWNPIPQSVVWSEAPYYGVPVFAYVPNHDAAGHAWELIDEVEAVCNG encoded by the coding sequence ATGAAGATTCTCACGTTCGGCAATCAAAAAGGGGGTGTCGGCAAAACGACCGGCGCTGTCACCGTTGCTGCGGGCCTGGCCACACGAGGCCACAGCGTTCTGCTCGTCGATGCGGAAGAGCAGGGGCACGCAACTGTGAGCCTCGGGGTTCGCCAGAATCCGGCGCTCTATGATCTGCTCGTCAAAGGCGCACCCTGGCGCGATGTGCTTCACGCCGTCGAGCCGGAGCGGTATGGCGGTGCGGGGCCGCGCACCAACCTGTACCTGATCGGATCAAACGTTGACACGCGCAAGATCGCGACGAACGTTGATAGCGCCTGGATACTGGCCGAGCGCTTGTCGGAGCTCGCAGTGGTCGGCAAGAACGGTCGACCCTTCTTCGACTACGTAATCATCGATACGGCGCCGACGCCGGGCGACCTGCACGCGTTGATCTATCTGGCGACCGATTATCTGCTCTGCCCCACCGAACTCGAATACCTGAGTCTGGATGGGGTCCGCGAAACGCTACTGCGTATTCGTGCGGTGCGGGCAGCCTACAACAAGGAACTCAACCTGGCTGGTATCATCCCCAACAAATTCCGCGCCGTGAGCATCGAACATCGCCGGAACCTGGAAGAGCTGAACCTCCATTATCCGGGGCAGGTCTGGAATCCGATACCGCAGTCTGTGGTTTGGTCCGAGGCGCCCTATTACGGGGTACCGGTCTTTGCATACGTTCCCAACCACGATGCGGCTGGTCATGCTTGGGAACTCATCGACGAGGTGGAGGCGGTTTGCAATGGCTAG